Sequence from the Thermocaproicibacter melissae genome:
AATCCGTTCGGATTTGCTCGTGCCGAGCACATCGGTAATTCTGCGCGGAATATCACGTTCGCGCAGGACTCCCGCGCGTTCCGCATCGTCAATATCATGGTTCAGATAAGCAATGCGGTCGGCAATGCGGACGATGCGTCCCTCAGGTGTTTCGGCTTCTCTGCCTTTGGTGTGGCACAGGATTCCGTCACGAACCTCATAGGTCAGATTCAGGCCCTTGCCGCCTTTTTCGAGCTTCTCCACAACACGTTTGCTCTGCTCGTAATGGCGGAACCCGCCGGGAAAAATCGCATTCAAAGCCCGTTCGCCGGCATGTCCAAACGGCGTGTGACCGAGGTCATGTCCCAGAGAAACCGCTTCCGTAAGGTCTTCGTTGAGCCTGAGCGCCCGCGCAATGGTGCGGGCAATCTGGGCAACTTCCAGTGTATGCGTCAGGCGCGTGCGGTAATGGTCGCCCTCCGGGGAAAGAAAAACCTGCGTTTTATGTTTCAGCCGCCGGAATGCCTTGCAGTGGATAATCCGATCCCTGTCGCGCTGATATTCGGTGCGCAGGGTGCATGGTTCTTCCGGCATTTCACGGCCTTTTGTTTTCTTGGAAAACGATGCGTAGGGTGCTAAAATCATTTCCTCGATTTCTTCGGTACGTTCCCGGACAGTCACGGGCAGACCTCCTTACGCAATTTCTTCTTTCCTTTTGGTTTTCTATAGTAATATACGCAGGAAGGACGCTTTTTCCCTGCTTTCGAGCGAAAAATTACGGCAAAACAGGGTAATATTTTTTCTGTCCTAAAACCGCATCACAGGTTCCGCAGGTGGCGTCAGCCAATGCTTTACGGAATTCTTCCGCATTTTCGCAAGGCAGATGGAACCGTACTGTAACCTGTTCGGTAAAATCCGTGGCATCAATGGTTCCGCTGTGCGCGGCAATCAGCTGCGGAATTCTTCCGTAGTTTGCATAGTCACAGGAAAGCTCCGCCTCAAAACAGGGCGACATGGTAACAATCTGCGCCGCATGGAGCGCGATGGAGGCGCCGTGCGAATAGGCGCGCACAAGGCCGCCCGCCCCCAGAAGGATTCCGCCGAAATACCGTGTTACAACAACGGCAGTGTCCGTAACACCGGATTTCTGAAGAACATCCAGTACAGGGACTCCTGCCGTGCCTTGCGGTTCCCCATCATCGGAGTACCGCTGAATATGGCCGCTGCGAAGAATGTAGGCATAAACATTATGGGTCGCCGTGCGTTCGGCTTCCCGCACGGAACGAATGAAGGCAACTGCCTCCTCTTCCGTGCTGACAGGTTTTGCCCTGCCGATAAAGCGGGATTTCCGCTCCGTAAACTCGTCTTGCGCTTCGCGGAGCACCGTTTTATATGCTTCCATGTTTTCTCTCCGGAAAAAACAGGCGGCGCTTACAAAAGCGCCGCCTACCGTGCAGATGCGAAAAATAAATCACTTGTCGAGTCCATAGCGTTTTTTGAACATATCGACACGGCCGCTCGTATCAACCAGCTTCTGCTTGCCTGTGAAGAACGGGTGGCATTTTGAGCAAATTTCTACGTGAATGTCTTTCTTCGTAGACCTTGTATGAATCACATTGCCGCATGCGCAGGTGATTGTTGTTTCCTGGTACGCCGGATGAATCTTCTCTTTCATTTCTGTCACCTCTTTGTCCGAACTACAACATAACAGTGGAATTATATCATACATTATTTCCGAATGCAAGTTGTTTTTGGGTTATCGGTTTTATTTTGACCGATTGCCCTAAATTACCTTTTTTGTCTTCCACTTTCCGCTCCGATAACGGATGGTAAAAACAATCATGCGCACGGACCAGTCGATATACATGGCGCCCCACACGCCCTGAACTCCCAAATGGAACACTTGGGTCAGGATAAAGCAGAAGCCGATGCGGAAGACCCACATGGAAATTGTGGATGTGAGCATCGTAAAGCGCACATCGCCCGCCGCGCGAAGTGCATTCGGCAAAAAAAACGACGGAATCCAGATTGTGGCGCTGCAAAACGCAAAAAGCTGAAGAATCTGAATTGCGGTTGCCGACGCGACGGGGTCAAGGCTATAAACGCCGACCACAGCTTTCGATGCAATTAAGAGCATTATATTCATCGTGCCCATCGAGATATACGCGGTGCGCATCAGGCGCTTGGTATAATACTGTGCCTGGTCATAATCTCCCGCGCCGAGGCACTGCCCCACGATGGTGATAAGTGCAAGGCTGCACGCGTTGCCCGGAATATTTGCCACACTGGAAATGCTGCCTGCAACCGCGTTGGCCGCAATGGCAGAGGTGCCGAATGTTGTAACGACACGCTGAACAATCAGCTTGCCAATTTGGAACATACCGTTTTCAAGGCCGTTCGGAACTCCTATGTGCAAAATTCGGAACACCATATCCGGCAGAAAGCAAAACCGGAACGGATGATCAACATAAATCGTATTAACCGGCCGGCAAATCAGAATTAGCATAGCGATTGCAGCTAAGATTCTCGCAAAAAGCGTTCCAATGCCTGCGCCCATCGCTCCAAAGCCGCAGACAAATATGAGAACCGCGTTTGTGCCGATGTGGACAACATTGTCAATGAGCGAGACCATCATGGAAATTTTACTGTTGCCCATGGCGCGGAACAGAGCCGCGCCCGCGTTATAAATTGCCAGAAAGGGGTAAGACAATGACGTGAAGAAGAAATAAATCTGCGCGTTCTTCATCACCTCAGCATCAAGATCTCCATAGACGAGATAGATAATCTGCGTCCGGAACGCAAGGCAGAGGGCCATAACCATTGCAGCTAAAAAGGTTATAGCATAGAGGAGCTGCTTTGCTGCAGTGCAGCCCGACTCCTTGTCTCCCCTCCCGATATACTGCGCAGCAACGACGGCTCCGCCGGTAGCGAGGGCGGAAAAAATCTGAATGAGTAAGACATTGATAGCGTCGATGATAGATGTTCCGGAAACGGCTGCTTCCCCTACATTTGCAACCATCATGGTATCGGAAAGTCCGATGGTAACTGCTAAAAGTTGTTCCCCAGCAAGCGGAAGAATCAGATTGACAAGCTGCTTACGGGTAAACATTGGGTTTTTTATTTCCTCTTTTTTGAAACTCGTATGGCATCTCTTTCCTATAAAATGTTGATGTATTGAAAGAAGCGGTTTCAGGCATTCCGCGCAGAAACCATTGAGAAGAAAAATACAGAGGAGTGTCTCATCCTCTGCTCGAAAGGTATTGTACATACTCTTCCAGACTCATCGAATATTCCCGCATCTTCAAAGCATTGTCGCGACCTACATAACGGTAGCAGGAAGAATCGCCGATATGCTTTGTTTTGCTGTTGATTCCATCCGCGGCGGAAGGATCATCCGGATAGCGCAGGATAAATCCGTAATCGGCAGCATAACGCTGCAGCCAGCGGTATTGAGCCGTCTGACGGAACTGAGATTTCTCTGCTCCCTTCGCGGTAAAACAGACAGAAAGGCCCGTTTGGCTGTCGGTGTATCCGCCTTCGCCCACGGTGGCCTGTGCCTTGTCCTCTGCGCGGATTCGTGAGAGTTTCTGTTCGGTCATCAGCCGCTTTACTTCCGCCTGGAATTTTTGGTTCTGCGTCTGTTCATCAACATAGCCGGAAGTTATGGTGAGCGGACATCCGGCTGCTTCCGCCGCCTCCATCATCCTGCGAAGGGCCGGAACGATTCTCGCATCCACTTGAACCGAACCATATTCCGTCAACTGCGGCCGGTAATCGTCCGGAATCTTCTGGGATGAATTGACAAGCAGCAGATTCAGCGAATCATCATATTCCGGCAGGCCGTCATCCGCAGAGGAAACGGAAGATGTCATATATGCGGAAACTCGTTTTTTCATCTGATCCGCGGTATTCTTGACATTCATCAGGGCAAGAACAACCCCGGCGGCAACAGAAATGCCAAGAAACACAGCCACAACGGTCATGATGATGCGAAGCTTACGCACTTCATTTTGTCTGCGCCAATCGTCATGGCTTTTTATGACTTTTTCACGTTTTATGTACAAGGCACTCTTTTCCTCCAAGGAAGGCATCCGTCATGATTCGTGAACATTCTTGAACATTAATTATTGTATAACTTATCGGATATGTTTGCAACCGTGAGCCCTAAAAACCCCAACAGGGTATAAATTGATTTGATTGGCTTCGTGGAGTGTGGTATGATGTATGCTAGATATTTTTTATTTGTGAATAGGCAAAATAAATAGTAGATATTCCAATCGAAAGCGAGGCTGACCTAATGACCAGAAAAACAAAAATTATATGCACACTTGGGCCCGCTACAAAAGATGAAAATATTATTCGCCAGCTGATGCTGAGCGGTATGGATGTAGCACGATTGAATTTTTCTCATGGTACGCATGAGCAGCAGAAGGTCTATTCCGACGCGGTGAAGAAGTTGCGTGCGGAGCTGAATCTTCCGATCGCCTTGATGCTTGACACGAAAGGGCCAGAAATTCGCACCGAGGAATTTGAACATCCGGTGGTTTTGAAAGAAGGAGACAACTTCACGCTGACTTCACGCGAAATTCTGGGAACCCAGCAGGGGTGCTCTGTTTCGTTTAAGAATCTTCCGGCAGAAGTAGCCCCCGGGAACCGAATTTTGATTGATGACGGGCTGATTGAGCTAAAGGTCATTTCCGTCAGTGGCCCCGACATTCTCTGCACTGTCATGAACGGCGGAGAGGTTTCTTCGCACAAAAGCATTAACGTGCCCGGAATTCGTCTCTCCATTCCGTTCATCAGCGAGAAAGACAGGCAGGACATTGCCTTCGCCGTACGGGAGGATTTCGACTTTATTGCGGCATCCTTCACCCGCTGTGCGGAGGATATCATGAGCCTGCGCAGCGAACTGGAAAAACTCAACTGCCACAAGATTCGTATTATTGCAAAAATTGAGAATTCCGACGGAGTGAACAACATTGACGAAATCATCCGTGTTTCCGACGGCGTCATGGTGGCGCGCGGCGACCTAGGTGTTGAAATTCCGTTTGAAGAAATTCCGAGTATTCAAAAGAAGATCATCAGCAAGGCCTCCAATGCAGGAAGGCAGGTCATCACCGCCACACAGATGCTGGACTCCATGATTAAGAATCCTCGCCCAACCCGTGCGGAGACAACCGATGTGGCAAACGCAATCTACGACGGAACAAGCGCCATTATGCTTTCCGGTGAGACAGCAGCCGGCGCGTATCCAGTACAGGCCGTAAAGACTATGGCAAAAATTGCGGAGCGCACGGAAAGCGACATTGATTATTACGACCGCTTCCGGAAGCGCGCCATTACCGAGCGGCCCGACGTTACTTCCGCCATTTCGCACGCGACCTGCACAACTGCGCACGACCTCGGCGCCACCGCAATTCTGACGGTAACGAAATCGGGACGTACGGCGCGCATGATTTCAAAATACCGCCCCGCCTGCCCCATTATCAGCGGCACAACAGACCCGACGGTTTACCGGCAGATGAATCTTTCTTGGGGTGTCATTCCCATTATGGTAGAGGAACAGGACAACACCGACAAACTGTTCGACCATGTTGTTGACGTCGCGCGGCGGAATCACCTCGTGAAAGACGGCGACCTTGTTGTCATTACGGCGGGTACCCCGATTGGGCTTTCCGGCACGACAAACCTCTTAAAGGTTCAGCTTGTGGGCAACGTACTCGTAACCGGAATCGGCGCTTCCAAGGGTTCCGTGTGCGGCAATGTGTGCATCTGCAAAACACCGGACGAAGTTGCAAAGTATTTCAAGAACGGAGATATTCTGGTCATTCCTAAAACCTCTAACGAACTTCTTCCCTATTTGAAAGCCGCTTCCGCCATTATTACCGAGAAAGACGGCGTGAACTCCCACGCTGCCATTGTCGGCATGGCGCTCGACAAGCCGGTGATTGTGGGTGCAAAAAATGCAACCCTTATTTTGAAGAGCGGCACCACGGTAACGGTTGACGGCATGCGCGGCATTGTTTACAGCGGCAAGGAATGCAAAATCGCAGATAACTCCTGACCCATAACACCGATGCATAGAAAAATCCGGTTTCCAAGCAAGGGAAACCGGATTTTCTTTGCACATTTTGTCGACCGATATTATACTGGAACTAACATGCGGCATATTGCAAAAGAAGATGGAGCACACTTGTGCTCCAGCTTCTTATCTTTTACAGATTAACCGGAACTTTCTCGGAGTCTTCGCTGCCGACCACCGCAGGCTGCTTTGCCTTGCCGGAAGAGAAGAAATCCGGCATATCGCCTTCTTCGTGAGAAGCCCCGTTGAAGTAAACATCATACCAGACGAGGAAGGCAAAGATTGTCCAAATCTTACGGCTGTTGTCGTATTTGCCGCTGCGGTGAGCATCGAGCAAATCGACCAAGAAATCCGTGTTAAAGAACTGTTCCGCTGTTTCTGAAGTAAAGGCAGATTTGACAATGCTATAGTATTTATCTTCCCGCAGCCATACGCGAATCGGCACCGGGAACCCAAGTTTTTTGCGCTGTGCCGTTTCTTCCGGCAGGTGACGCATTGCCGCTTCACGCAGCGCGTACTTGGTATTTTTTGCGTTTACCTTGAGACGGCGCGGCAGGCGCGACGCCACTTCAAAGACGCGGCGGTCAAGGAACGGGACACGAACCTCCACGGAGTTTGCCATGCTCATACGGTCTGCCTTCAGAAGGATATCGCCCGGCAGCCAGACATTGATATCGAGGTACTGCATCTTCGTTACGTCGTCAAGGCCCTGTGCACGTTCATACACCGGCTTTGTTACAAGCTGAGGTGCCGTAACCGGGATATTCTCTTTCAGCAGGCGTTTCTTTTCCGCCATAGAGAACATGCTACAGTTACCGATAAAGCGCTCTTCCAGCGTTTTTGAACCGCGAATTAAGAAACTTCTGCCCTTGACGGCGGGCATCTTTTCCGCAACTGCTCCCAGAGCACGGCGCAGTCCGCGAGGAAGGCGCTGGTAAGAAGCAAGGTCGTCCGGCTCATGATAGATGTTATAGCCGCCGAACAATTCGTCGGAACCTTCTCCGGAAAGCACGACTTTTACATATTGGCGTGCCATCTTCATCACGAAATAAAGCGCTACGCAGGACGCGTCAGCAAGGGGCTGGTCCATAAAATACTGTATCTTGCGGAAATTGCCCCAATACTCTTCCGGAGTAATGACATGGTAGTGATGCTCTGTTCCAATTTTTTCGGAAAGCTCCTGAGCATAACCGATTTCGCTGTATTTTGCACCGCCTTCAAAACCCACAGTAAATGTTTTTTGACCGGAAAAATAGCTTGCAACATAGCTGGAGTCCACTCCACCCGAGAGGAGGCACCCTACCTCAACGTCACTGATGCGATGTGCCGCAACGGAATCTTCAAACACAGCTTCAATTTGAGAAACTGCCTCTTCTTCCGTCATGGTTTCATCCGGCTCGAACTTCGGTTCCCAGTAACGGTGCAGCTCCACTTTGCCGTTGCGGTACCAGAGGCAATGGGAAGGCGGGAGGCAGGAAACACCTTCAAAGAAGGTCTCGGTTATTGCCGGATATTCAAAGGAAATGTAATGGTTGAGAGCATTCTTATTCAGCTTTTTCTCAAAGCCGGGGAAATCAAGGATACTTTTAATTTCAGAGGCATAAATGAAGTGGCCGTTGACCGTTGTGTAATGCAGCGGTTTGATGCCAAAATAGTCGCGCGCCAAAAACAGGGTTCCGTCCTTCTTATTCCAAATGGCAAATGCGAACATTCCGCGCAGCTTGCAGAGAAGGTCTTCGCCCCACTCTTCAAAGCCGTGCACGAGCACTTCGGTGTCCGTTTTTGTATAAAATTGATGGCCTTTTTCCACCAATATTTTCCGAAGCTCACGGTAGTTATAAATCTCACCGTTGAAGGTCACAACTAGTGATTTATCTTCATTGTAAATCGGCTGATCGCCGGTGTTCAGGTCAATGATGCTCAAACGGCGAAAGCCCATGGCAATGCCGTCATCGGTGTAAATTCCGCTCGAATCCGGCCCGCGGTGCGTGATTCGGTCGGTCATCGTTTTAATTACCGCGTCACGGTCAATTACTTCACCTGTAAATCCTACAATTCCACACATAGAAATGCTCCTATCAGCAATTTTGTTTCTTCCGCTTCTGTGTTCATTCTAGATAAGTATGAGATTTGGTTTGTTAAAATATTACAGCATCCTCAGTGAACTTAAAATCTATTCCATATTTCAGCACATGATTAGCGCTGAAAACATACCGAGAATCTGTTAGATGATACCATAAATATTCCGAAAAGGCAAGCGCACGAATTTGTGTGTTGCGACGATTAGAAAAAGGAGCCTCTTGCTTTCCGGCAAAAGGCTCCTTGATTTGTAATTTACGATAAATTCACTGGAATCAACGAATCCGATACTCACCGCTAAGTGCAAGGAACGCAAAGAAATAGAGACAATTATCATAATAGCGGCGGGCGCCAGTGCGCAAAGGAGTATTCCAGAAACGCCTGACACATTCTTCGGCATAAGGGCCGTTTGCAGCGAGGCTTGCTTCCGCATTCACAGCGCATATTGCAACCGGATGCAGCGCCTCGCCATCCAAAATCGTTCCGTCTACCGCATAGATTCCCGTGGGATGGTCTTTCACGGTTTCACAGAAGAACTTCTGCACGCGGTTTGCCTCTTCAACAGCCCAGTCATCTCTTGCAAACCAGCTGTAATCCAACGCAATGTTCGCGACCGTCCGGTAGGCATCGCTGTAATACCAATCGTGGCGTCCCCATATCTTGGCATCTTTTGTATAAGGTGTGCCGTCAAATTCGGAATATTCCGGGCTGAGACCGGTAACGGGGTGACATGCTTTTTTCAGGTAAGCACGACTCGCCGCAGCCGCCTGTTTCCAAAACGGACGGTCCTCTTCATTTGCCCACTTAGCGAACAGCTCATAGAAATGAGGCAAATGATAGGATGGATCGGTGAAATCTGCTTCTGCAATAAACCGAATCAGCTTATTGTTCGGATCCCACATAGCGCGACCGGTTTCTCCGGGCTTTTCGCCCTTATGTACGCAGATATGAAGAAGTTCTCTTGCGCATGCACTGTAATTATAGATTCCTTCGCCGTCTCCCCATCTATGAGAGGCAAACAGTAGTGCCATTGCAAAGTACTCTTCCCCGTCCGGCGCAGCACCGTAGGCATTTTTCGAGCCATCCGGTGCGCAGGACCACGCAAAGTAACCGGCATTTGGCCCTTTTGACAGGCGCATGTAGGTTACCGCCCATTTCCAGAGCCTGTCGAACTCCTCTTTACGGTCCATCTGAACGCACATCATCATGCCGTATGACATGCCTTCCGTGCGGACGTCAAGGTTTCCGGTATCTTCGATATATCCCATATCGTCGCCTACCGGGTGATAGATTCTTTCATCCTCCGAACCGTAAAAAAGAGTTTGAAAAATTTCATCTCTGCGTTTTCTGATTTCGCTTTCACTGTAACCGTATTCCGCAAATACGTTGCGGTAACGGCCTGTTTCATACGCACCTTGCATCTTTTATTTCCTTCGTTTTGTAATATTTTTTGTGATTATCCTTATTCTTTCACTGCGCCGAGCGTCATACCGGTGATAAAATACCGCTGCAGGAACGGATAGAGACAAACAATCGGGAGCATTGTGAGAATGGAACCGGCTGCACGGATGGATGCCGGTGTAATCATGTTACTAGTTTGTTTTTGGCCGTAGCTGCCGCCTGCTGACGCGGTCGTTGCAGCAGAAAGGAGCTTCATCAATTCATACTGAAGTGTCGTGTACTCATCATTCATGCGGTTGTACAGCATCGCATCGAACCAGCTGTTCCAATGAGCAACTGCAATGAACAGCGCAACAGTTGCCAGAACAGGCGTACACAGCGGCAGGATAATTTTGAAAAAGATCGTCATATATCCTGCACCGTCAAGCTGAGCGGATTCCTCAAGGCTTGCTGGAAGGTTCTCCATGTAGCTCCGAATGACCATCATATTGAAAGCTCCCGTCAAGCCCGGAACAATATATACCCAAAAGCTGCTTGTCAGGCCAAGATCTCTGTAAAGCAGGAAGACAGGAATCAGTCCGCCGTTGACATACATCGTGATGACCCAGAAAAGGTTCATCTGTTTCTTCCAAAGATATTTCGGTCTGCTGCAGATGAAGGCAAGCAGGGCCGTCACAAAAAGGCCCAAGACTGTTCCGAGCACAGTACGTTCAACACTAACCCATAAACCGGTCACAAGGTTTTGTTTATTGAGAACAGCCTTATAGTTTGCTGTTGACCACATGCGCGGCCAGAGATAAATTCCGCCGCGAAGTGCGTCTGCTGCGTTATTAAAAGAAATCGCCAACTGGTTTAAGATAGGATATAACGTGAGAGCGACAACAAGTGTGAGAAAAATGGTATTGCAAATAACAAAGGCACGGTCTGCCGGTGATTGCTTGATTTTTGATTTACTTCGCGTTTCTGCGGCAGCAGCAAGAGTTTTTTCCGCCATGTTGATTCCTCCTTAGAACAGCCTTGTATCGCTGTAACGCTTTGCAATTGCATTTGTAATCAGGATCAATATAATAGCTACGGCACTTCTGAAAATACCGGCCGCAGTACCGAGGGCGTAGTTACTCTGACTGATACCCCATTTCAAAACGTAGATATCTATTGTTTGGGAGAAATCCCTTATAACGTCATTCCCCATGATATATTGAACTTCAAAGCCCGAGTTCAAAACATTGCCGACATTCAGAATCAAGAGAAGGATGATGGTATTTGCTATGCCAGGAAGCGTTATGTAACGCATTTTGACCCAGCGTCCGCCGCCGTCAATAGCTGCAGCTTCATAAAGGCATGGGTCAATAGAAGTAATCGAAGCGAGATATATAATTGCATTCCAACCGGTTTCCTTCCAAACTACCGCAGCGGCAACAAGCCACCAAAATGCCGGTCCGTTTGAGAAGAAGTTAACCGGAGAATTCACTACATGCATTTTCATGAGTAAGTCGTTAACAATTCCGGTGTCGCTAAGAGTATCAAAAAGAATTCCGCACGCTACTATCCAAGAAAGGAAATGCGGAAGGTAAGATACCGTCTGCACAAACTTCTTACCGATAATGTTGCGAACCTCATTCAAGAGAATTGCAAATAAAATGGCAAAAAAGGTGCTGAAAATAAGATTCAGCATGCTCATTGCTATGGTATTACGAATTGTCAGCCAAAAATCATGATCTTCAAATAATGTTTGGAATACTTTAAGCCCAACAAATTTCGAGCCAAAGATGCCATCTGCCGGGCGATAATCTTCAAAACCCATCAACCAACCGACTAACGGTAAATAGCAAAAGATAAAGCCATAGATAAAATATGGAATTGAAAGAATAAGCAGCGTTTTTTGAGATTTTGCTTCCTTCCACCACGCCTGCCGTGCCAGCTTTCGCTGTAACTTCTTGTCTGCAGTATTGGCGTTCATAGAATTCACCTCTGAGCAATCTTTGAGTAATCTTAAGGAATAAATGGGAGAATGCAACTATAAAGAAGCAAGCGGC
This genomic interval carries:
- a CDS encoding deoxyguanosinetriphosphate triphosphohydrolase; this encodes MTVRERTEEIEEMILAPYASFSKKTKGREMPEEPCTLRTEYQRDRDRIIHCKAFRRLKHKTQVFLSPEGDHYRTRLTHTLEVAQIARTIARALRLNEDLTEAVSLGHDLGHTPFGHAGERALNAIFPGGFRHYEQSKRVVEKLEKGGKGLNLTYEVRDGILCHTKGREAETPEGRIVRIADRIAYLNHDIDDAERAGVLRERDIPRRITDVLGTSKSERIDTLVHSVVENSVEGRIAMDAAVKEAFDDLAAFMDEHVYCNPYAKSEEKKVPALIEALYEYLNKPGALPEDMLPIAERDGMERAVCDFIAGMTDHYAVQLFEKIYVPKSWKL
- a CDS encoding YigZ family protein; amino-acid sequence: MEAYKTVLREAQDEFTERKSRFIGRAKPVSTEEEAVAFIRSVREAERTATHNVYAYILRSGHIQRYSDDGEPQGTAGVPVLDVLQKSGVTDTAVVVTRYFGGILLGAGGLVRAYSHGASIALHAAQIVTMSPCFEAELSCDYANYGRIPQLIAAHSGTIDATDFTEQVTVRFHLPCENAEEFRKALADATCGTCDAVLGQKKYYPVLP
- the rpmE gene encoding 50S ribosomal protein L31, whose amino-acid sequence is MKEKIHPAYQETTITCACGNVIHTRSTKKDIHVEICSKCHPFFTGKQKLVDTSGRVDMFKKRYGLDK
- a CDS encoding MATE family efflux transporter; this encodes MFTRKQLVNLILPLAGEQLLAVTIGLSDTMMVANVGEAAVSGTSIIDAINVLLIQIFSALATGGAVVAAQYIGRGDKESGCTAAKQLLYAITFLAAMVMALCLAFRTQIIYLVYGDLDAEVMKNAQIYFFFTSLSYPFLAIYNAGAALFRAMGNSKISMMVSLIDNVVHIGTNAVLIFVCGFGAMGAGIGTLFARILAAIAMLILICRPVNTIYVDHPFRFCFLPDMVFRILHIGVPNGLENGMFQIGKLIVQRVVTTFGTSAIAANAVAGSISSVANIPGNACSLALITIVGQCLGAGDYDQAQYYTKRLMRTAYISMGTMNIMLLIASKAVVGVYSLDPVASATAIQILQLFAFCSATIWIPSFFLPNALRAAGDVRFTMLTSTISMWVFRIGFCFILTQVFHLGVQGVWGAMYIDWSVRMIVFTIRYRSGKWKTKKVI
- a CDS encoding M15 family metallopeptidase translates to MYIKREKVIKSHDDWRRQNEVRKLRIIMTVVAVFLGISVAAGVVLALMNVKNTADQMKKRVSAYMTSSVSSADDGLPEYDDSLNLLLVNSSQKIPDDYRPQLTEYGSVQVDARIVPALRRMMEAAEAAGCPLTITSGYVDEQTQNQKFQAEVKRLMTEQKLSRIRAEDKAQATVGEGGYTDSQTGLSVCFTAKGAEKSQFRQTAQYRWLQRYAADYGFILRYPDDPSAADGINSKTKHIGDSSCYRYVGRDNALKMREYSMSLEEYVQYLSSRG
- the pyk gene encoding pyruvate kinase, which encodes MTRKTKIICTLGPATKDENIIRQLMLSGMDVARLNFSHGTHEQQKVYSDAVKKLRAELNLPIALMLDTKGPEIRTEEFEHPVVLKEGDNFTLTSREILGTQQGCSVSFKNLPAEVAPGNRILIDDGLIELKVISVSGPDILCTVMNGGEVSSHKSINVPGIRLSIPFISEKDRQDIAFAVREDFDFIAASFTRCAEDIMSLRSELEKLNCHKIRIIAKIENSDGVNNIDEIIRVSDGVMVARGDLGVEIPFEEIPSIQKKIISKASNAGRQVITATQMLDSMIKNPRPTRAETTDVANAIYDGTSAIMLSGETAAGAYPVQAVKTMAKIAERTESDIDYYDRFRKRAITERPDVTSAISHATCTTAHDLGATAILTVTKSGRTARMISKYRPACPIISGTTDPTVYRQMNLSWGVIPIMVEEQDNTDKLFDHVVDVARRNHLVKDGDLVVITAGTPIGLSGTTNLLKVQLVGNVLVTGIGASKGSVCGNVCICKTPDEVAKYFKNGDILVIPKTSNELLPYLKAASAIITEKDGVNSHAAIVGMALDKPVIVGAKNATLILKSGTTVTVDGMRGIVYSGKECKIADNS
- the asnB gene encoding asparagine synthase (glutamine-hydrolyzing), yielding MCGIVGFTGEVIDRDAVIKTMTDRITHRGPDSSGIYTDDGIAMGFRRLSIIDLNTGDQPIYNEDKSLVVTFNGEIYNYRELRKILVEKGHQFYTKTDTEVLVHGFEEWGEDLLCKLRGMFAFAIWNKKDGTLFLARDYFGIKPLHYTTVNGHFIYASEIKSILDFPGFEKKLNKNALNHYISFEYPAITETFFEGVSCLPPSHCLWYRNGKVELHRYWEPKFEPDETMTEEEAVSQIEAVFEDSVAAHRISDVEVGCLLSGGVDSSYVASYFSGQKTFTVGFEGGAKYSEIGYAQELSEKIGTEHHYHVITPEEYWGNFRKIQYFMDQPLADASCVALYFVMKMARQYVKVVLSGEGSDELFGGYNIYHEPDDLASYQRLPRGLRRALGAVAEKMPAVKGRSFLIRGSKTLEERFIGNCSMFSMAEKKRLLKENIPVTAPQLVTKPVYERAQGLDDVTKMQYLDINVWLPGDILLKADRMSMANSVEVRVPFLDRRVFEVASRLPRRLKVNAKNTKYALREAAMRHLPEETAQRKKLGFPVPIRVWLREDKYYSIVKSAFTSETAEQFFNTDFLVDLLDAHRSGKYDNSRKIWTIFAFLVWYDVYFNGASHEEGDMPDFFSSGKAKQPAVVGSEDSEKVPVNL
- a CDS encoding glycosyl hydrolase family 8 encodes the protein MQGAYETGRYRNVFAEYGYSESEIRKRRDEIFQTLFYGSEDERIYHPVGDDMGYIEDTGNLDVRTEGMSYGMMMCVQMDRKEEFDRLWKWAVTYMRLSKGPNAGYFAWSCAPDGSKNAYGAAPDGEEYFAMALLFASHRWGDGEGIYNYSACARELLHICVHKGEKPGETGRAMWDPNNKLIRFIAEADFTDPSYHLPHFYELFAKWANEEDRPFWKQAAAASRAYLKKACHPVTGLSPEYSEFDGTPYTKDAKIWGRHDWYYSDAYRTVANIALDYSWFARDDWAVEEANRVQKFFCETVKDHPTGIYAVDGTILDGEALHPVAICAVNAEASLAANGPYAEECVRRFWNTPLRTGARRYYDNCLYFFAFLALSGEYRIR
- a CDS encoding carbohydrate ABC transporter permease, with protein sequence MAEKTLAAAAETRSKSKIKQSPADRAFVICNTIFLTLVVALTLYPILNQLAISFNNAADALRGGIYLWPRMWSTANYKAVLNKQNLVTGLWVSVERTVLGTVLGLFVTALLAFICSRPKYLWKKQMNLFWVITMYVNGGLIPVFLLYRDLGLTSSFWVYIVPGLTGAFNMMVIRSYMENLPASLEESAQLDGAGYMTIFFKIILPLCTPVLATVALFIAVAHWNSWFDAMLYNRMNDEYTTLQYELMKLLSAATTASAGGSYGQKQTSNMITPASIRAAGSILTMLPIVCLYPFLQRYFITGMTLGAVKE
- a CDS encoding ABC transporter permease codes for the protein MNANTADKKLQRKLARQAWWKEAKSQKTLLILSIPYFIYGFIFCYLPLVGWLMGFEDYRPADGIFGSKFVGLKVFQTLFEDHDFWLTIRNTIAMSMLNLIFSTFFAILFAILLNEVRNIIGKKFVQTVSYLPHFLSWIVACGILFDTLSDTGIVNDLLMKMHVVNSPVNFFSNGPAFWWLVAAAVVWKETGWNAIIYLASITSIDPCLYEAAAIDGGGRWVKMRYITLPGIANTIILLLILNVGNVLNSGFEVQYIMGNDVIRDFSQTIDIYVLKWGISQSNYALGTAAGIFRSAVAIILILITNAIAKRYSDTRLF